The Jaculus jaculus isolate mJacJac1 chromosome 1, mJacJac1.mat.Y.cur, whole genome shotgun sequence nucleotide sequence CTGGGGTCACAAGTCAGGATGCATGTAGACCCCCATCTGTCCATCACTATCTTAGAGAGCTCTCCAGTGATCCTCCCTTGTTCACATCCTGGGACCAGTCCTTGTTCCTTCCAGCTACTCATGAGTGTGGAGATTCTAATGCAGATGATGTCATTCCCACCCCACCTCAGGCCCAAGTTGCTATATCCAGCAGTCCTCTCTGCTTCAGACTGAGAATGTGTCCTCAGCCCATACCTGTCAGAGTCCCTCAAGCAAGCTGACTCACCACAGCCTGATGACCTTAGAGCTCCATAACTGAGGAGAACTTTCCTCCTTGTTTGCAAAATAGCAACCTTTCCAAGATCCAGGTCTTGTGCTAGAGTGCTTGAGTGGAGGATCCCAGGCTCAGTGGGGACTTTCCCTCTCGACACACATGTCCCAGGAACCAAAACAGCAAACATCCCTTGGAATCTTATAGCACATGTTTAGTCTAGGTACCTGGATGACTTGTCTAATATCAATCATTTCATGTTCACTAGCCAAATAATTGTTACTTTGCAAAGCAGTTTCTTTCCAAAATTTTTAGTTAAACTATTGAATTCTtcgtttataatattttaaattatgtatatatttgtaagagagaatgagagtgcaaGAATGGGTGCTCTGAAATCACGATGGGAGTCCAAAGCACTAAAGTTAACTTTGACTGCTGGTAGCCTCCAGCCAGGGAGAAGAGAGCCAGCTCCAGCCTTGGGGCCGACCCACTCCAGATCACTGCAGGGAGAGTTCCTGTGCTCGCCTCGGGGAGGGACCAGCTGCTCTTGCCTTCAAGTCTCAAGGTCCCTCACCCCATCTCCTCTTCTAGGAGACTCTTCTTGAGTTCTGTTCTTGAGTTCAGTTCTGGGAAACCGGTATAGGAGGATCTTTAGGGCTTTTTGGCAACTTGACTAGTCAAAGGTCAGTGATAAACCTTGTCTTAAATTCAGTGAAAACAACTGATGAAGGCCctggacatcaacctctggcctgcacaaacacacacacacacacacaaacacagtgagagagagagagagagggaaggggggaggagagctaggagaaggaaggaggtggagagggaaacagcagaaagaaagagaaaccaggAAAGAAAAACCTAAGCTTGAAAAAAGGGAATTATCCCTTTTTGGGAATGATCCCAAAATATTCaagttgtttgctttgttttgtgttgtttttggttctttgaggtagggtcttgctctagcctagtctgatctggatctcactatgtagtctcatattggccttgaactcttagcaatcctcctacctcagcatcctgagtgctggcaaaATATTCAAGTTTTGGTCTGAACAATATGAGGAGTACTAATAAATAGCATTAATAAAACTGACACCACCAAAACTTACTGCTTATTATCTATATCGACTATTCATTGTTCGAACAACACtgaaaatattaattctatctactCCATAGCCCTAACTGGGTTAATCTCTTTTATATAACACTTTGGAGAGAAATACAAATCTGGAGCCATGATAAAACCATTGAGAATAGTTGGTCTACCACCAGATGAATCTGGACATTTTagtattattaaattttaattgaaatctgatattattaatttttataaaatgtattaaaatcaaTATTACTtaatcagtattttttaaaatttttgcttataTTAAACTAAATCTCCAAAAAATGacagataaaagaaaaagtgTAAAAAATAACTATGAATTTTATAATCCCTCCCACTTGCCCTCTAAGAAAGGTTGGTCCTATGCCCTGAGTAAGACTTGTTGCTCGCCTAACCTAACTTGAAGCTCCTTCTTAATTGATAGGAATTTTCTCATGTATTCTGATAAAACTCAGAATAAAACTCCTCACATTTAATACTTCCCACTTGTGTTAATTGACAGCTTTGGTGTTGTCTGAAGTCTCTATATTTTTCCTTATTACTGGCTGTTACTCCTGAGTCAAGGTGGAACGGGTGGGTGCAAGTTGAGTCATTATTCAAAGAGACATTGAGAATTTTCTCTTAAGTATAGCCTAGCAACATAGTCTATCTTTCCTGACTTTGTTTGTGGTTCTACATCCAAATTTTCAGGCTCTCCTGCCTCCTAGTGGCCACAGTCCATGCTGGAGGCCAGCACACCCTGACCCTTTTCTTCCCACAGAGCCAAGTCGATGGCCAAGAAAGGACAGTATACGTTTGAAGTTGGCAGGATTTCCTCTCTCCGATATAAAGCTAAGGAAATAGATTATTCCAGTACTGAAGTCAGTTCTTTGTTCGAAAGAGCCCATTTTAGTTTTAGAGAAACATCTGCAAGGAGACAACTCGGTACAGCAGTCTTGAGGGCTCATCTGGACTGTCTTTGCCAGGCATTGCCAGTAGAGGGCGCGCATCGACCCTGAATGTCCGAGCACCACCTAGGAGAAAATGAATTTcacattctattttctttctacCAAACCTACTGTTACATCATGAGAACAATGACATTGATTGGTTTTTCATGTGGGGGTGCCTTTCATATGGGAATTTTGGACCAACCCGGTACTTTCACTCTGTCTTTGGTTTCAACTGGTGGTGGTCTATACTGTAGGTCAATTTACAACCATAAACCAAGATTGAACAGGAAGCTGCTGCGTGAGAGAGCAGAGCAGGCTAAGGCGGAGCGGAGGAGGAGAGCACACTGGGGTTTTCTGCGCGGGGGAGGAGGAAACTGAGAGTTTGAGAGTGGAGGAATGGAGTCTGGGAGAGTTGGGAGAAAGCTGGAATGTGGCAGGTATCAGAATCCACAAATGAAATACGCATGTTTGTGTATTCACAAGTGCACATATACTATGTAAAACATATGTGCCTATGGTGCCTATATGCTGTGTCTAATTGACATATATctgcgtatacacacacacacttttaatttccATTTAGAACACTTATCCCCATACaagatgttttatttgtttatttgagaaagggagagaaagaggcagagagagagaaaaaaaatgacaaagggagagagtgagcatgtggcatgccagggattcctgccactgcaaatgaactccagacacatgtgccaccttgtgcatctggctttatgtgtgtcctgaggaatcgaacccagagtatcaggcttttgcaagcaagcacctttgactaccaagccttctctccagccacgAAATGGTTTGAAGCTATCAATTTTCAATTGCACATTAGTCAAACTGATTTTCAATGTCAAATGCTTTTAGTGTCTAGTCTTTTCCAGGGCAATTCTCCTTTCTTAGACTCTTCCTGATTTACTATCAGTTgcggagacagaaataggagttTACAATGTTCAAATAGATCTAAATGAACAAGTAAGAAAACAGTCCCCTGATCTGCTAAAGCTTCTCTCTGTGGATGATATTTTAAGTGCTTGCACACGTGTGAGTTTGTTCGGCACTTCTTCTATAGGAATATTCCCATCCTGCTTCTCATTGTGAGAACTGTGGCTTAGAGAGAGTAATGCGTTGCCAAGAATGTCACTTCCGTCCTCGCAGGACCCAGTCAATGAAGAATCTCAATGCGCTGAAGAATTAGTTAACTTTCCTATTGTGAAATTCTCATAGTTTTAATACCAAAACTtcatgctctcttgctctctgcctttaCTGATGGATGTGCCACCATTAACTCTTTGCATAAATTGTCAAACAACTTTGTTTTAACTTCAGTTATTGTTGATGAGAAAATACTTAATATGTTCATGATTCCATTTCATGACCTGCCCCAAATTATAAAGGCTCTTTGAGAATTTAGGGTGTTTTTTTGGAATATATCAGAATTTATGGTTTTCATAAAATTATTgcccaccttttatttatttttatttaattttttattttttttccccacaggctcCCGGGGAGTTCCCGCCCCACAACGGTGACGCGGCGCGGGGCCGCGGCCGCGGAAAGGGCGGAGCCCGAGGAAGCCGGGAACCGGAGCGAACCCCCGACCGGCTTCCCCACCGGCCCGCCGCCCTTCCCGCGGGTCTTTAAACCTCCGCGCCGGATCGCGCTAGGTACCGGGACAGGGGCGGACGCGcacggcgggcggcggcggggacCGGTCGCCCGCCTCCTCCCCTCAAGGGCCGATCGCACACGGCCCACGACCGACCGTCCGTCCACCCGCCCACGGGTGCTGCCCCAGCCAGGACCGCGTCCAGGAGCGGGGAAATTGCCCAACTTTTAGATCAAAATTTAGtttaatcaggaaaaaaaaaaaaaaaaggaataaataactATTCTTGGTAAATGTAGTTCTATTAGAAGACATGATAGGTTtgcttaacaaaacaaaaaccatgtgCCACAGGGAACGTTTAAGATAAAACACTTATTCCTTAAGTGTACTTCTGTAGCATTTAGTTATAGATCAAGGATTTATCTAGTCTTGAAATGATAAGCTTAGTTTTGAAAATTGTGGTTCTGAAACGATTATCAGAGAATCTCCAAGACGATCAATGTAAACTCTCACATGATAGATGAACATAAACTCCCAATAGAATACAAAACTGATATGAGGTTAGTTTCTTACAAGCTTTCCATCTTGGTGTATTAGGAATGATTCGACATGCCATATACCTTTCACAGCTTGAGTCCTGGCATCATTTCCctccgccatcatggagctttctctcaagtctataagccaaaataaatcctcttccccacaagctgctcttggttgagtgtttcttgccaacaatgtgaacctgagtgcaacacttTATAAAACCCGAGTCATAAACACAATGACTATTTAGTagtattaattttataaaagaaaaattagtaactaataaataaatcttaatctTATGAAGACTCAGTTTTTTAGTAGTTAAAAGTTTAACATAAAAGCATTACCaacttaataaaacatttgaaggcTGCTTTTATAACTGTCACCATGAGCAAAACAACATCAGAGAATCACATTTTACACTTTATAATCCGTTGGTTTGAGACTTCTTTTTATAATACCatgaaacacttttttaaaaacatggattTGTAAGTGTAGGTAAAACTTGATAATTGCCCTGAAGATAATATAACATAGTAGGAAATGGTTTTATTAGTAATGACAAATCTGAACTACATTTATGATATAACAAACTAAGATTATCTGTTCATATAAATCATAAAATTTGAACTTGTTGTAAAGCCTAGTTAGATCTGGTGGCTGTTTGTTATGTTGATTTTAAATCTGAGAACTGTATTCTAACAAGCCTTTAGTGATCTTTgacaagagagaaattgagagaaaacCAAAATTATATGCTGCTTGTTATTTTTGCTTTGCTTGTCCAGAACAATAGGCCAGTTTGCCTAAGGACAAGGTGTGGCACCCCAAGGCTGAGGAAGctctactggggggggggggggagtgttggCTTCCCTCCAAGGGTGGCTGAGGAATCTTGgcagggggaaggaggaggagggaaggaggaatgggTAGGAGAGTGTTGGCTCCTCTCAGAAAGCTGCCAGGAAGTTTAGCAGGGCGGAGGAAGAGGAAGGTGCCCCTTAGGGCTGGATGGACTAGATAAAGAGTGCTCCGAGTGTGGAGAATGCATCTTTCTCCAGACGTGGGGAGCCCAGAAGCAGGCATGTGGGTGTGGCCTGGCAAACTGGCATAGCtaggatgagagagagggagtgtatCTGACAGCAGGCCAATCCCTGAGGAACACTTAGGGACGAGGAGggcaggaagaggaaagaagatgTGAAGCTGAATCCTGGTGAGTGATAGAGCCAGCACCTGGCAAGTAGTCTGAGGGTCAGTGGGCAGCTCTGGCTCTGGTGGGTGGGAAGGCGGTCCAGCCACCCAAGCGGACAACCAGGAGCCCTGTTGGAGTcatggcaccagatgtaaggttccaGCAAGGCTACTCTGAGGCACGAAAAGCACTTTTAATGgtacagaagctgctgctgcttctcggGAGGTAGAGAGACAACAGTAGGTGTGATTCtggatgttttgattttatagagtTTTTCTTTGTGGGAGAGACATACAGAACACAAAAAGACTGAGGAATTCAGGGGAGGGCAGGGCCCAAACTGAGGAGGTAATCAGTCAGAGAATGAATTGCCATCCAAAGAGGAACCAGTTTGTCTCTAAGATAAGATCAGCAGGAACACTGTGgctggggcattgttaggtcaGGGGGTAAGGGTTGGGCAATGTAAACGTCTAAAGTTGCATCACTCAGGCTCGCTTGACTCCATCATGGGACTCTTGCCCTATCTAACAAATGTCactattctttatttattatgcTTTAAAAACTGtgtgtggggctgaggagatggctaacaATTAAAGACACGCGCatacaaatcctgatggcccaagtgtgattctccagtacccatgtaaagccagatgcagaaagtggcacatgcatcaggatggagttcatttgcagtggcaggaggccctggcatgcccataatcatTCTTtccaactgcctctttctctctgtctctttacagAATAAAtacaagtgttttttaaaaactgtgttgATTTTTCTTTAAGTAGGACATACGACAATAATTTTTGATGAtgtgaattaaataaaatgaaatacagggaaaatcacatgaaaaataaatatggtaTGAATCTCaatgaaatttatttaataaattattttaataaattttaatatttgataaatatgTTATGAGATAACATATAAATCTtacaaaaaatacatacaaaaggaataaaataaataaaaacaaataattatcAGGTTAGTCAGTCATCTCAGAAGAACTGATGTCATATgatataaaaaattttataacATGTGCAGCTAATAATATTAAACTCGTTGATAAATTTCACTTAACAAAATACGACTCAAGTGGAAATAAGAGTCTCTCAGAATGACCACAGGTGGACGTACAATTTGCAGATGGAAGAGCATCAGAAAAGAGAGTTTCAAGATGACTCCAGGTCTCTCTGGACTTCCAGCCTTTTTCGACACACCTTCCTCATCAGGAGAAGGCTGTCATGATTTCTGATCTGATAATTTCCCAGGCACAGTCGCTGTACTTCTTCTCTTTCAGGTAGAGATGAATTCTCCTGAAGTATCTCCTCAAGGCCAGGCTTGGGTCCTCAGCAGACCTGTCCCCTCCCTTCGCCTGCACTAAACATGGCTGCAGGGCCTCCATGTGCTGAAGCAGCTCACTGTGGAGCTGGAGCAGGAGGGTCTCATCCCAGGCAGCAGAGGTGTGGTCTGTGGAGAAGAGCTGGAGGGTCTGCTGGAGCACCAGCTGGGAGGCAGACATGGCTTGGGCCTTCTGCAACTGGACCCCATCCACCATCTCCCAGGGGAGTTGGAAGTCCCTTCTGTCCTTCAGACACAGGAAAGGGGAGACCCTCCTCATTTGGTCCAGGAGGTCTAAGGTCCTTCTGGTAAGCATGACAGAGTTGTGGGGCAGGTCACAGCCCAGAGAGCTAACAGAGCCACAGATGCACACCACCATGGCGACcagtagagggaggaggagagccaTGGGGAAATGAGGGAGCTGCTGGCCTGGCTGAGCTGGGGGCTGGGTGAAGCTGGGACCTGAGATTCTCTGAAGACATTCTGTCTGaatggttttttaaaaagaaacacgaTTTCACTTTCTGAACATCTCTGTACAATTttacttcctttttgttttcatttatgtgTTTTCCATATATCTTCCTATTACTATAAAAGATGGATATTCCCAGTACATTTTACCTACTTCTAAACAAGTAGTAATTAACATTCCAGAGAGAAGCATCTGTGGCCTAAAGTCAGAAATGTGTCCATGTATGTCAATCCTCATTTGCACATACAAGCACAATTGTACTTTTTCACATACAAATACTGTTGCTTGCTCTATGAAGACATTTTCAGCCTCAATCTTCacatccctttttccttccttctgttacAGGACAGTGATGCTTCCTTGACCCTAGAAATTTCCTTGAGAATGTGCATGGTAAAGAAGCTCTTTACAAAGGAGAGCAGAGGGTGGCCTTCTGTTTTACCCCAAGGTGACTATGACTGGTGAAAGAGCTTCTTTGATACTTCTCTCCTTTGGACACAAATCTGTGCGGGGCCATGTTGGGCCTCCCTGGGACAAAGGTCCAGGATTATTGTGATAATTGTCTGCCCAGAAATTCTGTGCTGAGGTCTAGTATTTGTCAGGCTATATTAAAATTGCCCCTACCAAGAATTTCTCTTCCCAGATGTGTATGGAGGTGATTCTAGTTCTTGGTTGTGTTATTTCACACGTGACACATAAGGTGTGTGTCACGTCTGCTAACACCTCTGTTGAAGTGTAACAAGGGGCCCCAGCCCATACTCCTTCTGCCTCACTCTCTGACAATATAATCTGCTCACCACATCATGAGGACTTCAGAATTCTTACTGGGTAGGAAGATTAATATTTGTGCACCTAGAGTGGTCATATGAAAGGGACTCCctttccttttactttatttatttgagagacagaaagagagaatgggccctccagggccattgacattgcaaatgaactccagatgcatgttccactttgtgcatctgactttttgtgggtactggggaataaaacctaggccACCAgtttagcaagcaagcacctttaaccactgagcatctctccagcttatgGCATTTGTTTTAAATAGTAACCCATGCTCATAGGTATCAAAGGGTCAGGTGTCCTCAAGGGCTAATAGCAGAAGTATGTTTTGATGATATGAGTAGGAAATATTCAATTTGTCACTGTTTTAATATAATCCATAATTTTACTTAATACTGAATACCTCTATAGCTTGACAGTTCTGGTATGGACATACACTGATGACAATGCCTTCCATAAATGctagggattaaaagtgtgtgacaACATGTCCAGCTCAACCATGCTTTCTTTGGGCTTTTGATTATATAGGAGCTAGTGacctacacattttttttttccagtcggTGTGATTCTACTAGAGTTTTTCTCCCTTTGTCGCCACATGCAGCTGAGAAAGCCCAAATATTCTGTCTGGGAGAAATAGCCTTAATATCAACTATGTAAGCTCTTCCACGGTAacttttctacatttttaaaactttggtaTTTTGTGGTAGTTTAAAATCATGGACACTTCTTTACTGTTTTTCATTACATTCTAGTTCATGATGAAGTAATAAATAACactgaaagaaaagcaaagggttagatttatttttcacgattcttttttttttttttaatttttatttgagagcgacagacacagagagaaagacagatagagggagagagagagaatgggcgcgccagggcttccagcctctgcaaacgaactccagatgcgtgcgcccccttgtgcatctggttaacgtgggacctggggaaccgagcctcgaaccggggtccttaggcttcacaggcaagcgcttaaccactaagccatctctccagcccacgattcTTTTCATGACATCTgacttcttatttttcctttacaCTATCCTAGAAAGTAAAAAGGTTGGAAGTTGTTTGTGGCCTTATAGAAAAAGTTGTGATGTCAACTGtcatgaaagtgaaaggaaatgaAGCTGCTGTGAAAATGGGAAACTGTGAGTCAGTGAAGGGCCACACAGCAATGTTGGTACCAGACAGTATAAAGGTAAGACTGGAGGCCAATGCTGAAGGGCACAAAGGCACACAAATGCCTGCATCTGACAGACATTCAAGATGAGCCACTTCCTGGCTACTGGGCTGTCTCAAATTGGCAAGACCAGCTACTTCACTTTTCTCTACAATGGAGATGTGAACAGCTCTGAGGAGAGACAAGAGGAATCAGACCACCTCACAAGAGAATGGCAATCAGATCCATCCCAGTCAGTACAACAAAACCCAGTCTTTCCAGATAGTGGAGATTCGCTCTGCCTGCCACTCTATCATTTCATAATCCATTGTGGCAAGGAAAATGCACATTTCAGAAGTTTAGATATGAACAAAAAATGAATGCAATAGTCCCAACTAATTTTGCTTCTAATCTGGATAATAATTACAATTGCAATGACATTAAAAACAACCCATTTTAATTATCACTACTTGTGGACTGTAACTGTTGCTATTTGATGATATCAACTCCACCTTCTAGATTGTATTCACTTCCACAACTGGTTGGAAGCAAAAGTAAACCTGTAGGGAGATTCATAACTCCTCAGCAAATTTCTGTGACTACTTGGCTGTTGAATCCACATCCCTAAACGTGATATCCATATCAGACCCCACAAGGCCCAGTGGATATCATAAAAGATGGAGCAGAAAGGACGTAAGCATCAAAAGAAGTGGAGTGTTGTGGAACACGGTCCTGTGGACAGAGCTTGGTCATGTGCTCATGTTCTTACAGCGTCTGCCATTAGTTGCACAATGTTGGGTctgtcaacattctgtcatgggtaAAGGAGGGGCTCCTGCGGCCCCAGCTCTCCCTGAGGATCTGTGTTTGCTCCTGGAAGCAACACTGATTAAACTCATTGTGTCACCAAAAAGAGGTCATGAAAGGGGAAAGGGGTTGAGAGGAGTCAGAGTGGCACAAGACCAGATAATAGATGGGAGATATGATCACAGTAATATGTAATTGTagtgtataaatgtataaaattgtcctaatgaatttcattattatacaatgttaatatatgataaaaagaaaaatacaaatttacaAGTTTAGATATAGATCCAAGTTTGACACCTTCATAAGTGTTGAGATAGCAGTCTGTCTATAAATTTCAGTATAAGATAAATAAGATTTCTTGTTtactataagaaataaaaatacacatatgaTTTGTGAACCAAGATGAGTCCATGTTTGAAATAAGTGGAGGAAAGAAGGAGGTTGAAGGTTGAAGTAACAGTGGGTTCTATTGCCAATGAAAAAAGGTTGCTATTCATTATTTGTAGAGCACCAGGGGTTATGTTATAAGTAAATTCATGTGatttacattatttttgaaaaaaaatggaccAAATACTTTTCAAAAGGTCATAAAGGAGTCGATTTTCTTGCCATTTGAAAATCATGATTAAATTCCAGTGATATTGCCAATTAAGTATACTAAAGAAGTTTTCAATCCATCAACATGCACAGTTCTGGAtgcctacttatttatttatttatttatttatttatttatttatttatttatttatttgagagcgacagacatagagagaaagacagatagaggaagagagagagaatgggcgcgccagggcttccagcctctgcaaatgaactccagacgcgtgcgcccccttgtgcatctggctaacgtgggacctggggaaccgagcctcgaaccggggtccttaggcttcacaggcaagcgtttaaccgctaagccatctctccagcccatgactactTATTTTTGATTCTTgcgtttttctgtttgtttcagaATAAGTAAACCACAACTAGCAAAATTTCCATACTAAGAACATTTCAACCATGTGTATTTTGACTTGTCTTCTTAAGAGCTTGACTGATCCCATAGCAGACCCTCTTGTGATCGGCATGTTATTATCACtttgtttgaaacagggactGTTGTCCACCACTGCATTTAACACGCTCACTGACCTGGGAGTTTCCAGGGGACTGCTGTGTCTCTTTGTCCATTCTTGCCATGTGCACATTGAAATTGCAAATGTTCCACCTGTAGGATCCATCTTTAGGCCAGTTCATGGAATGAACTGGAGTACTCATGTTTGCATGAAAAGCACAtaatccactgagacatctcctcagctcttCTTATCCCTAAGAATAACAACTCCATTCCCGATCTCCCATCCTGCTACAATTTTGTATTGCATGCTGACAGAAACATGAATAAGGCTCCTCCTTTTTATAATTTTGCTGAATAGTTTTGTCTATGTAAATGCCCAAATCATTTATATGACCAAGATGGAAGACACTATGCATGTTCCAACAGTGCAGTGATGGCTTTACCATGGAGTTTGGTCTTAGTTCTAGCATCATCCAAAGTGACAACTGTGGTTGTTATTGTCTATGTTTCTTTATGGTTCACATCCAAATACATGGTGTGTCcatatttttatctctttattatTGGCTTCTCAAGTTTATATGCTGTCACTTAATtgcttttagtgtgtgtgtgtgtgtgtgtgtgtgtgtgtgtgtgtttatgtggaaCAATTGTATGAGAACAAACCAATTCCAGGGATCAGCTTCTGCTGAGGTGCAACATGTGAAACACGGTTGAAATCTCTGTGTGGAGAGCAAGTAAGGCCACCATATGGAAATGTGAGGTTGAACTGTGATCTGCAGTGCAGACCCAAAGCTGTTTTGTATATACCAATACTGTGCAATGGCTTCCATGGAAAGCTGCTCAGTCAGCCCAgatggaggggtgaaattggaatcCAGAGATTTTCATCattggttatggatgttggacttgaactgcagatataTGAGGATTTGCATTGGGCAAATCGTCCCGTTATGCCtttttacaatggaaatgttaacctgtgtcattatgtgttggaagtatgtaacttgtgcttGCTTTATGCAGAGTTCCCAGTTGAGATCAGTCTTGAATCGCAGATGGCATTTTGGACTTTTGAGTGGCGTTAGAGTTGATAAAGGGAAagaatgtggtggattgaatgtGGATGTTTGCCCCATAACCTggggattaaaaaaattaagtatttttatttatttatttgagggagagagagaaagagagggagaatgaattggcacaggagggcttctggccacagcaaacaaactccaaatgaatgtgccagcTGGTACATCCTgctacataggtcctggggaattgaacttgggtcctttggttttgcagggaagcacctgaactggtaagtcatctctccagccttgccctgaggtattttcaaaaaatattttaatttatttattagacagagaaagaatgagaaagaaca carries:
- the LOC101611682 gene encoding interferon omega-1-like, which gives rise to MALLLPLLVAMVVCICGSVSSLGCDLPHNSVMLTRRTLDLLDQMRRVSPFLCLKDRRDFQLPWEMVDGVQLQKAQAMSASQLVLQQTLQLFSTDHTSAAWDETLLLQLHSELLQHMEALQPCLVQAKGGDRSAEDPSLALRRYFRRIHLYLKEKKYSDCAWEIIRSEIMTAFS